AAAATATATCCCATAGTCAATAATTTTCAATACATCTTCCCTACTCAAACAATCTAAATCCAAAAGATGCATTAATATCACCTTTAAGGATAAAATTACATAAAATTTTATTTATAGTTGGAGATTAATATTTTAATTTAAACAAAGTTATAAACATTTTGGTGATACAATGCACTATTTCTCTGAACGTCCTACTACAAAATCAGACATTAAAATTATTGAAGATATATTAAGAGGCAAAAAATTGAAATTTAAAACTGACTCTGGCGTTTTTTCTCATGGTAAGGTAGATAAAGGAACTAAAATTTTGATTGAAAATGTGGAAGTTAATAAAGATGATGATATCTTAGATTTAGGTTGTGGTTATGGAGTTATTGGAATATCTTTGGCTGATGAAGTAAAGTCAGTTACAATGGTGGATATAAATAGAAGATCTTTAAAATTGGCAAAGGAAAATATAAAGTTAAATAATTTAGAAAATCAAAATATAAAAGTTATTTACAGTGACTTATATGAAAATATTAAAAACCGTAAGTTTGATAAAATTATAACCAACCCTCCAATAAGGGCTGGGAAGGAAGTTCTTCACAGAATTATTAAAGAAGGCAAGGAGATGTTAAAGGATAGAGGAGAAATTTGGGTAGTTATACAGACAAAACAAGGAGCTAAATCATTAGCAAAGTTTATGAAAGAAGTTTTTGGAAATGTTGAAACTGTTACAATTAAAGGAGGATATAGAGTTCTAAAGTCTGTAAAGAAAAAATAAATATAATATTAGTCAATATACAGTAATTTAAATATACTACAATAATATTGTTATAAAATCTCAACAAAACTTAGGAGGGATTACATGCTGGAGAAAATTGCAGAA
This Methanocaldococcus sp. DNA region includes the following protein-coding sequences:
- a CDS encoding class I SAM-dependent methyltransferase, with protein sequence MHYFSERPTTKSDIKIIEDILRGKKLKFKTDSGVFSHGKVDKGTKILIENVEVNKDDDILDLGCGYGVIGISLADEVKSVTMVDINRRSLKLAKENIKLNNLENQNIKVIYSDLYENIKNRKFDKIITNPPIRAGKEVLHRIIKEGKEMLKDRGEIWVVIQTKQGAKSLAKFMKEVFGNVETVTIKGGYRVLKSVKKK